The Aptenodytes patagonicus chromosome 12, bAptPat1.pri.cur, whole genome shotgun sequence nucleotide sequence GTAAACGAATCACTATTTCTTCTCGGCTTATTCCATGAAAATGGTCCAGCACCCTGGAAGGTGCCAGGAGATAAAGGCAACACCTCCACAGCTCTCGTGAGCAAACACTGCCTACATCCCGATCTCCAAAGCACGCTTTGATCCAGGTATAAGTGTTCAGCCCTCAGACACTGGTGATGCGCGAAGGGAACAGCCCAGAGCGTTGCAGCAGCCCCCCAACTCAACCAACCCTCCAACAAGGCAGAAAAATTATCCTTACGTTTTTTGCCATTGATGTGATCCAAGAAGTTAATGGAGTCTTTCACCACGCAGTCGCACACGTTACAGTAATAcctggcaggagggagagagagaaaccaTTAACGCCAAAGCATGAGTCAAGCCTCATCTCACAGAACAACTATTTGAGATAATCTAAAACGTGAAATCTGCATGTCACTTGGGATACGGCTCCTTTCTCCAGGGCGAGAGGGAAGCTACTTCCATTACAGAAAGCCCCAGTGAAAAGAAACGTGCAAAAGGCACACCCCAGATTGACAGAGCCGCCCGGGTTAGCACTGGAGGTACCAGTCCTGATGCCGACACCACTCTGACAGACGACAGCAACCAAGACATGAGCTGATCCGTAACTATGTCAGTCACGGCATCTTCCCCCTCCAGTCACAACCAACAGGGGGGGATGGACTCTGCGACACCGCAGGGCTCGGCTGCCCTCCTCCAAGGCAGGGCCGGCCACGCAGCCCAGGTTTCCAGACTGCGGCCTGCTGAAGGCTCTCACCTGGCTGCAAGGTAAGTCCTCCCATCCCTATCACCTCACAGGAGCAACTCCCCGATTTATACAGCAGTGCTTTCTGCCCATCTTGGGAGCTGTTGCAAAAACCCAGCCAGGGCCTGCTCTTCCATCCCTGGATGCTCTTCAGGGCTGCGCATctccctggcactgctggctATTAGGCTATGACAGTGAAACACTAACAGGCTTACTCTTGAGATGGCACAAACTCAACGCATTCTTTTCAAGCTCTTGACGGCTTAGGGTGAGCTAAGAATCCTTTCAGCCTTTGGCCGAACACGATCCACACAAACAGTGGCCAAACACCGTTCCTAAGGACAGGTATCTGGATGTTTCTCCCGTTCCTAGTGCACAGGTATCAAAATCAGAAACTCAAATCAACAGCAGACAGGGTCTCACTGCAAGCAGACCTCCTGGCTAACAAAACCCAAGCGGGCAGCAGAGATCTGCCTCAGTTGTTTCTACAGGTGGGCAAAGCAATGCTGATATCAAGTAATACTCTCCGAAGGGGCTCGGCCTGCTGCAGCTCTTCCATACCTTACCCCAGAAGACCCGGTTTAGGTGTAACACATTGCAGCACCATCGCACCAGGCtcaaaacacaggaggaaacCGCCACCTGGTGCACGGTAAGGGCTCACTGCTGTATCACAGCCCCCCGGCTCTCACCAGCACAACTCTGAGACTCCAACAAAAAGACCACGACCTACCCTCCCATCTCTGACTGAGGGGTAGTTTTGGTAATGACGATGGTTTTCCCCAGCTTCGATTCCAGGTCCACTTTGTAGTCTCGGTGCCGCAGAAGTTCCCTTTTGACAGGCTGAGCTGGTTTGCCTAAAACATCAGCAAAAAACCAAAGTGTTTATCAGAAAAGGTCAAGCTCAACGCACTGGAGTTCATGTTGGCCTTGATGAAGAGGGGCTACCGGGAACCTGGGAACTACCAGGTTCATGCagaaattgcacttttttttttttaaatgagtaaaggATATAATTTCCTCCTCACTATTTCCCGGTTCCTATCAGAACCAGGTAGATCTGTGAGGTATCTCCAGCTCTGACGTGGGTCATACTCTGAGATCTTCTTGTTTCCAGGGGCTGAttgttcctctccctccccaaagaACAGGCAGACAGAGGCAAAGGTTCTCAGTAATTACTTTTGtcaaaaaaatatattcagtggcAAGCACAGGAAAAAGGATCAGAGCAAGACAGCCTTGAATGGCTGCTATTTCCCTCTGGGATTTCACTTCTCTCCCTCTCAAACTCAAAGGGTTTGGGTGACTCACTGCCAAATGAGCAAAGCTTGCCTGGAGTCAGTACACTACGcaccatctttcttttctctctcttctgtgaGCCGCTTCTCTGCAAGTTTCTCATACTCATCTTTGTCCCACTTTCGGCGGAAGTCCAAGTTCTTAGTCTGAGAAGGAAACAAAGTGTATTAACATTTATTATACAGTCTGACTAGCTCTGAGGGGAGACCGGGGAAAGAGGTGGAATCACTTGGCCTCTGAGGCCACAGCAGTAAATTAGGGGCACTACGTTATATCCCCATGTCCTCTGTTTTCATATCTAGGAATTAAGGACGTAGCTTAACAGAATAACATTCAGCATGCCTATATCTCCTTCTTCTAGAAGGATTTCAAAGCACTGAGAAAAGTAGTAAGTTTATCTTAATAGCTCCTGAGATGATCACCCAGGCTTTCGCTCTGAAAAACAGACACGAACGGGATTTAAACCCGTTGATCTAAGACCTCAGAAGTGCCACCTGACAAACACAGCACAGTCATTAGCAGGTTACACGTACTTCTTCCAGAAGTCAGCTAAACCCACGTCGCAAATATCAGATGAGGAAGCCGTGAAACACAACACGAGCTATAGAGGGTTTGATTAAAATGCAGGAGTACGGAAGGCTGTGTATACCTGCTCTCAAAGAGATCAGCAGTGTCTGTGCATTACGGGTATCAAAGCGCTGAGTTTGCTATGGAATCACAGGAACCAGTATGGGTTTTTCAAGTGAGACACGCGTACAAGCAAACCAGAAAAAGCTCTGAAACCCCATCTGTCAAGGCACGGCGTGGAGATACCAGGGAAGCACCTGTACGAAACGCGCGGTAagctgtcctgctcctgcagcttcACGCTGCAGAgatgcagggaagggaagaaacatCTCTGAGGCAGACTGGCCCTTCGGCAGCTCCCCAGAGCACTCTACACTGGCAGCGACAGGGTAAGCTGCAGGAAGAGAAGCTGAATTCAGGCGAAGCTGGCACTGAAGAATACAAAGACTGTTCTTTTCAGGGGAGATTTTTACCTCGTCACCAACGCTGAGGGCAGAAGTGACTGGACAAGAATCCCTCTTCCATTCACGTCTACTCTCACCAGACCAGCACAGCCTCTTCCCAGTGTCTGCCCCATCTGCAGTTGAGGCCCCTGCACCTTGTGTCGGTCACGGCTTATAGCTCCGACACTTACTTACTTTCTTGAGAAGATAACTCTCGTTTGGTTAGAAAGCTGCATTTCACTCGGCACAGCAGTGAGAGGCTCTCcgtttcatattaaaaaaaggacggatgtattttaaaacacctCTGGGAAAGAAGGACCCCTCCACACCCCACCGCCTTCTCTGTTCAGCCAAATCAAGAATCCAATCACAACCCAAAGGAAATAAATCCCATTTGAAGCTATAGCAGCAGCACAGTCATTTAACGTTTTCTCCTCTGGCGATCCTTCAAATGGAACAAACAACTACTGATAGGAATGAAAATGCCTTAGGGAGGTGTagaaaaattctcatttattcCCAGAGCTTCTTAAGCACTTTAAGCATGTCATAACAGGTTTTATTAACCACcctgagcaaaagaaaagaaaatatcatgGAGTGTAAATTAACGTTTGGGGTTATTTTCCAGAATCTAGACTCTCCTGCATACCAGCACATCATCACAAATCATAGCTGGTGGGAGCCCAGGGAGGAGGCAATTTACTTGCTGCTTCACTCTGCTGTTGCAATGAACGGGAAAGAGTCTTTCGCAGCTTTTTTACCAATCTTCCTCGTCCAGGCACGGGGAAAGAAATTAAACCCAAATGCGTAACAAGATCTTAGCTAGACACCATCCGAAGGAACTTTTCTTAACTGGTCTGGTGGAGGCAAGGGTGGCTGCAAGCCCTAAAATCTTCTTCTAGGAACTGCTTTGGGTGACAGAGAGTATTTCCCAAATAAGTAACAACAATTAAAAATCAGAAGTGCCCCATAGCCTCCTCTTCCCTCTGGAGGTGGACACCGAATGATCTGCCCAGTATCAGCGTCAAAGCCTGTAAAATACTACAGGAGTCTCAAGTCTGGCTCGATCCAACACGAACGCaactgccagcagctgggaaTAAAACACAGGCCCCAACTCACTCCCGGGCAGACATCCTGCTCCCTGACCTCTCTCAGCACTGCTCACTTCTCAGCCAGTGGCTTCGAGTGAAGGAAAGATCGgccaagaaagcagaaaagcacagCCCCTGTGGTGCTGACAGCTGTCTAGGGTATTACGGGGGGTGTTTAAACCGGTCTGGCTCTCCAGTCATGTTAAGCCAATGGCATCCACCTCACTCATCTGATCTCGGCATTCCCAACACCAAATCCTGCAGGATCCATAAAGGCAGAAAGACCTCACTGCCACGTTACACACACTGAGCAACGCCAATAAAATAAAGCTACATGGGAGCCATCGGAGGCTCCAGAATCACAGTCACGGAAAGGGCGGTTTCTCCATGCAGGGCAGATAGCAGCAAGCAGCAACTTCAGCAGGACAGTGTGAGAGCCAGCCGGGAAACAGGCAACCCCTTCCCAGAGGAGCCAAGAAGCAACGGGGCAGGACAAGAGGGGGCACGGAAGGAGGGACCTGCCTCCACCCCTCACcgcccagccccaggcagcccctgcGATGGGCTGGTCCCCCCCGGGGGGCTGAAGGCGGGTGGGCACCCCCACCCCGGGGGCTGGGGCGGGTTCGGATCTCCTCACACCGCCTGGCTGAAATAGGGGCTCCCACGGGAGAGGCCTGGCCCTAGGAAGGGAAGATCGGGGGGGGTTCCACCCCCCTTCTAGCCCTGAAGGCATCGGGGCCTCTCAGGGGGCCCCAAATCTCCCACCGCCCACGCAGAAAGGGCACAGCGGTGTGAAAAGCAGGGATTCAGCCTCCCCACGGGCCCCTGCCCACCCGGACACCCCCGGCCCCGCCACGTCCTCCCTCCGAGGGGTCCCTCACCCCGCGGCCTGGCAGCAGGCCCCGAGCGAGGCCCAGCCGCAGCGGGGCGGCCCTTCCCTCCTCATGCCCCTCCAGAGCGGCCCCAGCCGCCCCGGCCGTGCCCCCGGCACGGCCCAGGGCCTACCGAGCAAAAGAGAAAGCGacgggcgcggccccgccgccgccagcaccTACCCCGCTGCCCGACGCCATGTTGAGGGTGCGGGCGACGAGGGAACGGAAACTGTCGCGCGGTGGCACCCGGGCCGTAAAGCGAGGCAGTCCGCCCGAGCACCAACGAGCGCTCGCCGCTCTGGCCTAGAGCGCCGCGAGGCAGCGGCGCCGGGCGGTCACGTGGAGCCCGGCCGCTTCCGGGCTCCCCGGGACCGGCCATGCTGCGGCTGGGGCAgctcgccgccgccgggcgcctgCTGCCCGCGGGTCCccgcctccggccgccgcgccccgccgggggcCGGCTGAGCCTCTCCCGGTCCTGGCCGCCCCGTCCGGCGGGGCCGGTCGGTGACGGCGGCCTCCTGTCCCGGCaggtgcgggcggcggcgggcgaggccggcggcggcgggcgaggcccGGCTCTGAAGACGCCCAAGGTAacggcggggagcgggggccgcgccggcggTTACCGGGCGTCGTTCCCCGCCCCGTCCTCGCCGCTGACGGCCGCTCTCCGTCCCGGGCCAGGGCACCCGCGACCATCCCCCCGCCCACGCGGCGCTCCGCGACCGGCTCCTCGCCGCCGTGGTGGCCTGCTTCAAGCGGCACGGGGCGGCCGCCATCGACACCCCCGTGCTGGAGCTGCGGGTGAGGCGGCGCCGGGGGGGCCTCGGGGGGCGGCGggactccccccccccttcctccttagggggggggggggtgaccccCACCGGGGCTGTGGGACCCCCCCGTCCTCCCCTGGGCGTCTGtgcccccccctcctcctgcgGGACTGGTCAGCACCCCCTTTCCTCGGGGCTGAGGGGGCAGGTTTGGGGCGGGGCTGGGGAATCCCCCCGGGTGGGGcatggcgggggagggggggggga carries:
- the ZMAT2 gene encoding zinc finger matrin-type protein 2, yielding MASGSGTKNLDFRRKWDKDEYEKLAEKRLTEEREKKDGKPAQPVKRELLRHRDYKVDLESKLGKTIVITKTTPQSEMGGYYCNVCDCVVKDSINFLDHINGKKHQRNLGMSMRVERSTLDQVKKRFEVNKKKMEEKQKDYDFEERMKELREEEEKAKAYKKEKQREKKRRAEEDLTFEEDDEMAAVMGFSGFGSTKKNH